Proteins found in one Clostridia bacterium genomic segment:
- a CDS encoding radical SAM protein, with translation MRIAFASNDGVFVAQHFGHARRFVIAEIDEKTYDYAIIDIRENDPPCRVGEHDEVKFENTVGLISDCRVLFAVKVGNLAKSRLQLAGVSVLEKPGFIEDLLQEYIRYLRRPLLGRWKRRDLMDDHPCFSAKAHNTRGRLHLPVSPTCNIRCRFCVRKQNASENRPGVAAGLIKPEEAVEVVQRALTLCPEISVVGIAGPGDTLASPHAVETFRRVHAAYPELIKCLSTNGLELPGKASLLWEVGVRTITVTVNAVAPEVLEQVVAWVKGGRDLIAAQLTGIEECAALGMLVKVNTVLIPGINDKHIAAIAKAVKAAGAERQNIIPLIPQGELRDTPPPTCEEIERARQEAGQYIEQFRHCQHCRADACGIPGLSDLSRELYAGRELETFSHG, from the coding sequence ATGAGAATTGCTTTTGCATCCAACGACGGGGTCTTTGTGGCCCAGCATTTCGGGCATGCGCGCCGGTTTGTCATCGCGGAAATAGACGAAAAAACCTACGATTACGCCATCATCGACATCCGGGAGAACGATCCCCCCTGCCGGGTGGGGGAGCATGACGAGGTGAAGTTTGAAAACACCGTGGGCCTTATTTCCGATTGCCGGGTTCTCTTTGCGGTGAAGGTGGGGAATTTGGCCAAAAGCAGGCTGCAGCTGGCCGGTGTCTCCGTCTTGGAGAAACCGGGGTTCATTGAGGACCTGCTGCAGGAGTACATCCGGTATCTCCGGCGGCCGCTTCTGGGAAGGTGGAAAAGGCGGGACCTGATGGACGATCATCCTTGCTTTTCCGCCAAGGCCCACAACACCAGAGGGCGGCTGCACCTGCCCGTCAGTCCCACCTGCAACATCCGGTGCCGCTTCTGCGTGCGCAAGCAAAACGCCTCGGAAAACCGGCCGGGGGTGGCGGCGGGCTTGATCAAGCCGGAGGAGGCGGTGGAGGTGGTGCAAAGGGCCTTGACCCTCTGCCCGGAGATCTCCGTGGTAGGCATCGCCGGACCGGGGGATACCCTCGCCAGCCCCCATGCCGTGGAAACCTTCCGCCGGGTCCATGCCGCGTACCCGGAGCTCATCAAGTGCCTCTCCACCAACGGGCTGGAACTGCCGGGGAAAGCCTCGCTCCTTTGGGAAGTAGGGGTGCGCACTATCACGGTGACGGTCAACGCGGTGGCACCGGAGGTGTTGGAGCAAGTGGTGGCCTGGGTGAAAGGCGGCCGGGATTTGATCGCCGCCCAACTCACCGGCATTGAGGAATGTGCGGCCCTGGGCATGCTGGTAAAGGTCAATACGGTGCTTATCCCCGGCATCAACGATAAGCACATCGCTGCCATTGCCAAAGCGGTCAAAGCTGCCGGGGCTGAGCGGCAAAACATCATCCCCCTCATTCCCCAAGGGGAGTTGCGAGACACCCCGCCGCCCACTTGCGAGGAGATTGAGCGGGCCCGGCAGGAAGCGGGGCAATACATCGAGCAGTTCCGGCACTGCCAGCACTGCCGGGCTGACGCCTGCGGCATCCCGGGGCTTAGCGATTTATCCCGGGAGCTTTATGCCGGGCGAGAACTGGAGACTTTTTCCCATGGATAA
- the cysK gene encoding cysteine synthase A translates to MKFVNSLTELIGNTPLLRPNNYLQAHNLAGAEVLLKLEYFNPLGSVKDRIAYSMIVAAEAQGKLTKGTTIIEPTSGNTGIGVAFVAAARGYRVILTMPETMSVERRNLLKALGAELVLTPGTEGMKGAVRRAEELHAQIPDSIILQQFDNPANPEIHHRTTAEEIWADTGGTVDIFVAGVGTGGTVTGVGRNLKAKNPNIRIVAVEPYESPVLSGGQPGPHFIQGIGAGFVPRVYDETVVDEVFTVRAQEAIETSRELARTEGLLVGISSGAAAFAATAIARRAENRGKRIVAILPDTGERYLSTVLYQY, encoded by the coding sequence ATGAAGTTTGTTAACAGTTTGACGGAGCTAATCGGGAACACGCCCCTTTTGCGTCCCAACAATTACCTGCAAGCTCACAATCTAGCGGGGGCGGAGGTGCTGTTGAAGCTGGAATATTTTAACCCCCTCGGCAGCGTGAAGGACCGCATTGCTTACTCCATGATCGTCGCGGCGGAGGCCCAGGGGAAGCTGACCAAGGGCACCACCATCATCGAGCCCACCAGCGGCAACACGGGTATCGGCGTGGCTTTCGTGGCGGCGGCCCGGGGTTACCGGGTGATTTTGACCATGCCGGAAACCATGAGCGTAGAGCGCCGCAATCTTTTAAAGGCCCTCGGGGCCGAGTTAGTGTTGACTCCAGGAACTGAGGGCATGAAAGGTGCCGTGCGGCGGGCGGAAGAGCTTCACGCCCAGATACCGGACAGCATTATCCTACAGCAGTTTGACAACCCGGCCAATCCGGAGATCCACCACCGGACCACGGCGGAAGAAATCTGGGCCGATACCGGCGGTACAGTGGATATTTTCGTGGCGGGAGTGGGTACCGGCGGCACGGTGACCGGGGTGGGCCGCAATCTCAAGGCCAAAAACCCCAATATCCGCATTGTCGCCGTGGAGCCCTACGAGTCCCCGGTCTTGTCGGGCGGGCAGCCGGGCCCCCACTTCATCCAGGGTATCGGCGCGGGATTTGTGCCGCGCGTGTATGATGAGACGGTAGTGGATGAAGTGTTCACCGTGCGGGCCCAAGAGGCCATCGAGACGTCCCGGGAACTGGCCCGCACCGAGGGGCTCTTGGTGGGGATTTCCTCGGGGGCGGCGGCTTTTGCCGCCACCGCCATCGCCCGCCGGGCGGAAAACCGGGGAAAGCGCATCGTTGCCATCCTGCCCGACACGGGCGAGCGCTATCTCTCCACCGTTCTATACCAGTACTGA
- the nifH gene encoding nitrogenase iron protein: MAKKLKQIAIYGKGGIGKSTTTSNLSAALSKLGYKVMQFGCDPKADSTNTLRGGSYIPTVLDTLREKGTVKAQDVIFQGFNGIYCVEAGGPAPGVGCAGRGIITAVELFKQQRVFEELDLDFVIYDVLGDVVCGGFAMPIREGIAQHVFTVSSGDFMSIYASNNLFKGIKKYSHSGGALLGGIIANSVNQGYAREIVDDFARRTKTQIIQYIPRSITVTQSELQGKTTIEAAPDSEQAKVYLQLAERIAAHEESTVPSPLELEELRAWAASWSDKLLQLETGVVVGGEQAGI; this comes from the coding sequence ATGGCCAAGAAACTCAAGCAAATTGCCATTTACGGCAAAGGGGGCATCGGGAAGTCCACCACTACCAGCAATCTCAGCGCCGCCCTTTCCAAGTTGGGCTACAAAGTCATGCAGTTTGGCTGTGATCCCAAGGCCGACAGCACCAACACCCTCCGGGGAGGCTCATATATTCCCACGGTCCTGGACACCCTGCGGGAAAAAGGAACGGTTAAGGCGCAGGATGTGATCTTCCAAGGCTTCAACGGCATCTACTGCGTGGAAGCGGGGGGCCCCGCCCCGGGGGTGGGCTGCGCCGGCCGGGGCATCATCACCGCGGTAGAACTCTTCAAGCAGCAACGGGTCTTTGAAGAGCTGGACCTGGACTTTGTCATCTACGACGTTTTGGGGGACGTGGTCTGCGGCGGTTTCGCCATGCCCATCCGGGAGGGCATCGCCCAGCACGTTTTCACCGTCTCCAGCGGTGATTTCATGTCCATTTACGCCAGCAACAACTTGTTCAAGGGAATTAAGAAATACAGCCACTCCGGGGGAGCGTTGCTGGGCGGTATTATCGCCAACTCCGTCAACCAGGGCTATGCCCGGGAGATCGTGGATGACTTTGCCCGGCGCACGAAAACGCAGATCATCCAGTACATCCCCCGCTCCATCACCGTCACCCAGTCGGAGCTGCAGGGTAAGACCACCATTGAAGCGGCCCCGGACAGTGAACAGGCCAAGGTGTACCTGCAACTGGCGGAGCGGATTGCCGCCCACGAGGAAAGTACGGTGCCGTCTCCTTTGGAGTTAGAGGAGCTGCGGGCCTGGGCGGCATCCTGGAGCGATAAGCTCCTGCAGTTGGAAACTGGGGTGGTCGTCGGCGGGGAGCAAGCGGGCATTTGA